A single Mangifera indica cultivar Alphonso chromosome 20, CATAS_Mindica_2.1, whole genome shotgun sequence DNA region contains:
- the LOC123204292 gene encoding protein RKD1-like, which yields MDAQSWNNYEVVPKVDDQDPFDFLSHLPSLDLGIEWQNEMAIQGSFINAAPLMESFPDPFYSSLDMVSAPAVAQKGDMVFCDYGNGFARWGELGPLFDPEKQQLPMLCNNGGTFSEAKPSKKEIRRCREDKVGNSESPNTLSRKTISQYFYMPITKAAKELNVGLTLLKKRCRELGIRRWPHRKLVSLQTLIKNVQAEFEEEGGGNEGKLREAIELLEREKKMIEDLPDLQMEEKTKRLRQACFKANYKKRKLMGMADSVEGSCRGSGGGGNLKGSIAYEISREEDEELKALFSESSSNSNTIF from the exons ATGGACGCTCAATCTTGGAACAACTATGAAGTCGTCCCAAAAGTTGACGATCAAGACCCctttgattttctttctcatcttcCATCGTTAGATTTAGG GATAGAATGGCAGAACGAAATGGCCATTCAAGGGAGCTTTATCAATGCTGCTCCTTTGATGGAAAGCTTCCCCGACCCTTTTTATTCTTCACTTGATATGGTTTCAGCCCCAGCTGTGGCTCAAAAAG GGGATATGGTGTTTTGCGATTATGGAAACGGGTTTGCCCGGTGGGGAGAGTTGGGGCCTTTATTTGACCCTGAGAAACAGCAGTTGCCAATGCTGTGTAACAATGGAGGAACTTTTTCAGAAGCTAAACCTTCAAAAAAGGAAATTAGAAGGTGCAGAGAAGATAAAGTTGGAAATTCTGAAAGTCCAAATACGTTGTCGAGAAAAACTATTTCTCAGTACTTCTACATGCCCATAACAAAAGCAGCAAAAGAGCTCAACGTTGGATTGACCCTACTGAAGAAAAGGTGTAGAGAATTGGGAATCAGAAGGTGGCCTCATAGAAAACTTGTTTCGCTTCAAACCCTAATCAAGAATGTCCAG GCAGAGTTCGAGGAGGAAGGGGGAGGAAATGAGGGGAAACTGAGAGAAGCAATAGAGCtgttagagagagaaaagaaaatgatagagGATTTGCCTGATTTGCAAATGGAGGAAAAAACGAAGAGGCTTAGACAAGCGTGCTTCAAGGCGAACTACAAGAAGAGGAAGCTGATGGGAATGGCGGATTCAGTGGAAGGCTCGTGTAGAGGAAGTGGTGGCGGTGGAAATTTAAAAGGAAGTATCGCGTATGAGATTAGTCGTGAGGAAGATGAGGAGCTTAAAGCTCTATTTTCGGAGTCTTCTTCGAACAGTAATACTATTTTTTGA
- the LOC123204293 gene encoding uncharacterized protein LOC123204293: protein MANLIKLQYVALRLDGENYSEWALDTVLHLQSMNHGETLNEGNNTSQQDKSKTTIFLRHHIHEGLRAEYVDIMDPLELWRNLKERFDHHKSITLPMAQYEWTHLRLQDFKSVSEYNSNMFRIVSRMRLCGEKITEENMLEKTFSTFHPSNMLLQQQYRERNFKKYSELISCLLVAEQNNELLLRNHQTRPTGTAPFPEVNATTSSSYRGRRRGLGRNKFRSRGGHNRKSFHLQRTRDKAKQDKWRMIQSKPQNHDSKCYRCGSKGHWSRTCRTPRHLVDLYQASIKNADQKIETNCVENPDPVDLTNFDLSEFLQD from the coding sequence ATGGCAAATCTTATCAAACTTCAATATGTTGCCCTTCGATTGGATGGAGAAAATTATTCTGAATGGGCATTGGACACAGTTCTCCATCTGCAATCAATGAACCATGGAGAAACATTAAATGAAGGAAATAATACATCCCAGCAggataaatctaaaactactattttccttcGTCATCATATCCACGAAGGGCTACGAGCAGAATACGTGGATATTATGGATCCACTGGAATTATGGAGAAATCTGAAAGAAAGATTTGATCATCATAAATCAATTACATTACCAATGGCCCAATATGAATGGACTCATTTAcgcttacaagattttaaatctgtaagtgaatataactctAACATGTTCAGAATTGTCTCCCGAATGAGACTATGTGGAgaaaaaataactgaagaaaatatgttagaaaaaacttTCTCCACATTCCATCCTTCAAATATGCTCCTGCAGCAGCAATATagggaaagaaattttaaaaaatattctgaacTGATATCCTGTTTATTGGTGGCTGagcaaaataatgaattattattaagaaatcATCAGACTCGCCCCACTGGTACTGCaccgttccctgaagtgaacgcaactactagTAGTAGTTATCGTGGGCGCAGACGAGGTCTTGGACGAAATAAGTTTCGATCCAGAGgtggtcataatagaaaatctttccaCCTTCAAAGGACTAGAGATAAAGCAAAACAGGATAAATGGAGAATGATACAGAGTAAACCACAGAATCATGATAgtaaatgttatagatgtggtTCAAAAGGTCATTGGTCACGTACATGTCGTACGCCAAGACATCTGGTAGATTTATATCAAGCATCTATTAAAAATGCAGACCAGAAGATCGAAACAAATTGTGTTGAGAATCCAGACCCTGTCGATCTGACAAACTTTGATCTTTCAGAATTTCTTCAAGACtag
- the LOC123203995 gene encoding pentatricopeptide repeat-containing protein At3g47530 has product MRKVLAFHRSSSSLNVHLLPCSVSCFATLTPLFQSTSQTQKHFISLIKSCTQKIHFLQIHAHIIRTSLIQDPTISLHLLSRISLPPFHDPPYSRLIFDQLRNPNVSHFNTLIRAYSISNSPQQAFYLFKIMRQKSVSTNPLTCSFAIKSCVRFSSLIGGVQIHARIFRDGFQSDSLLMTTLMDFYSNSKKSVEAYRVFDEIPHRDTVAWNVLISCYVSNKRSRDALCVFDNMNSEVNECKPDDVTCLLVLQACAHLGALEFGEKVHSYIEEHRYGDANNVCNSLIAMYSRCGSLDKAYWVFKGMRKKNVVSWSAMIHGFAINGHGREAIEAFEEMQRRGVLPDDQTFTGLLLACSHCGFVDEGMMFLDRMKKEFNILPNIHHYGCIIDLLGRAGLLDQAYQVIMSMEVTPDPTIWRTLLGACRIHGHVNLGEQVVGHLIELKAQEAGDYVLLLNIYSSVGNWEKVKELRCVMKEKGIQTTPGCSTIEIKGVVHEFVVDDVSHPRKDEIYGMLDEINQQLKIAGYVFEITSELHNLGAEEKEYVLSYHSEKLAIAFGVLVTPPGTAIRVAKNLRICVDCHNFAKVLSGVYDREVIIRDRTRFHHFRQGHCSCNDYW; this is encoded by the coding sequence ATGAGAAAAGTATTAGCTTTCCATCgttcctcttcttctcttaaTGTCCATTTACTCCCCTGTTCTGTTTCTTGTTTTGCAACCCTTACTCCCCTGTTCCAATCAACATCACAAActcaaaaacattttatttcacTCATCAAATCATGTACCCAGAAGATCCATTTTCTCCAAATCCATGCCCACATCATCCGTACATCTCTCATTCAAGACCCCACAATTTCTCTTCACTTGCTGTCCCGCATTTCGCTCCCTCCCTTCCACGATCCTCCTTATTCCCGCTTGATATTCGATCAACTACGTAACCCAAATGTATCTCATTTCAATACTCTTATAAGAGCTTACTCTATCAGCAACTCGCCTCAACAAGCCTTTTATTTGTTCAAAATAATGAGACAAAAATCGGTATCAACAAACCCCTTAACGTGTTCTTTTGCAATTAAGTCTTGCGTTAGATTTTCTTCATTGATAGGTGGTGTACAAATTCATGCTAGAATTTTTAGAGATGGGTTTCAATCAGATAGTCTTTTGATGACTACTTTGATGGATTTTTATTCAAACAGTAAGAAAAGTGTTGAAGCTTATAGAGTGTTTGATGAAATTCCCCACAGAGATACTGTTGCGTGGAATGTTTTGATTTCTTGTTATGTAAGTAACAAGCGATCCCGGGATGCTTTGTGTGTGTTTGATAATATGAATAGCGAGGTCAATGAGTGTAAGCCGGATGATGTTACTTGTTTACTTGTTCTTCAAGCTTGTGCCCATTTGGGTGCATTAGAATTTGGAGAGAAAGTTCATAGCTATATAGAGGAACATCGGTATGGTGATGCTAATAATGTTTGTAATTCTCTTATAGCAATGTATTCACGGTGTGGGAGTTTGGATAAGGCTTATTGGGTATTTAAGGGTATGCGAAAGAAGAATGTGGTTTCATGGAGTGCTATGATTCATGGTTTTGCTATTAATGGCCATGGGAGAGAGGCTATTGAAGCATTTGAAGAGATGCAAAGAAGGGGCGTTTTGCCGGACGATCAGACTTTTACCGGGCTTCTTTTGGCTTGTAGTCATTGTGGGTTTGTTGATGAAGGAATGATGTTTCTTGATcgaatgaaaaaagaatttaacaTATTACCTAACATACACCATTATGGATGCATCATTGACCTCTTGGGTCGTGCTGGTTTGCTTGATCAGGCTTATCAAGTTATAATGTCAATGGAGGTCACACCAGATCCAACTATATGGAGAACTTTACTTGGTGCTTGCAGAATTCATGGACATGTCAATCTTGGTGAACAAGTGGTTGGACATTTGATTGAACTTAAGGCTCAGGAAGCTGGAGATTATGTTTTGTTGTTGAACATATACTCCTCAGTTGGAAACTGGGAGAAGGTGAAGGAATTAAGGTGTGTTATGAAGGAGAAAGGAATCCAAACTACTCCTGGTTGTAGTACAATTGAAATAAAGGGAGTAGTGCATGAGTTTGTTGTGGATGATGTTTCACATCCACGAAAGGATGAGATCTATGGGATGTTAGATGAGATTAATCAGCAGCTGAAAATTGCTGGTTATGTTTTTGAAATAACATCTGAATTGCACAACCTGGGTGCAGAAGAAAAGGAGTATGTGCTCTCTTACCATAGTGAGAAGTTGGCTATTGCTTTTGGGGTCCTTGTAACCCCACCTGGCACAGCAATCCGAGTGGCCAAGAATCTGCGAATCTGTGTTGATTGCCACAATTTTGCTAAGGTACTTTCGGGAGTTTATGACAGAGAAGTAATCATTAGAGATCGTACTCGGTTTCATCATTTCCGACAAGGACACTGCTCTTGCAATGACTACTGGTAG